In the genome of Myxococcus stipitatus, one region contains:
- a CDS encoding serine/threonine protein kinase, producing MSNPRDSRPAGSVVLFTNGDTSYEFFRDLGEGRVGERILLAQTRTPKGLGECVVLKCLPLPKAADATEKYQRTRARLEEEVRLAQYLRHPSIARVHGLFESEMGLCVAMENVEGLSLNTLLAVAQTRGRAFSEAFILYVGAEVAAALAYAHSRKDDAGFALGIVNRDVNPARIRLGPHGEVRLTDFGVALSRLSGRLATSLPRPQGEVLYSAPEVLLGEVVDARADLFSLGLTLLEFATGRHLYDPGHVRIDEVEARLSKEGRERALTATVAFEVTELSAFAEDAIWCAMAYGSEDVEHAAQGLSVPLRDILHSLVCRNPAERIGTAAEVELILRAQLARLGGYTREEALQEAQHALGEASEGLWEFELPSDEGGITPPVTEMWSHSSEPSTDSALPRGTRRPSSSTPDEVPTEPGAGPRRRTLTKQPTA from the coding sequence ATGTCCAATCCGCGTGACTCTCGGCCTGCCGGGAGCGTTGTCCTATTCACCAATGGAGACACCTCCTATGAGTTCTTCCGGGACTTGGGGGAGGGCCGCGTTGGAGAGCGAATTCTTCTCGCGCAGACCCGCACGCCCAAGGGCCTCGGGGAATGCGTGGTGCTCAAGTGCCTGCCCCTGCCGAAAGCGGCGGACGCGACGGAGAAGTACCAGCGCACCCGGGCCCGGCTGGAAGAAGAGGTTCGGTTGGCGCAGTACCTTCGCCACCCGAGCATCGCGCGTGTCCATGGCCTCTTCGAGTCGGAGATGGGCCTGTGTGTGGCGATGGAGAACGTCGAAGGGCTGTCTCTCAACACGCTGCTGGCTGTTGCCCAGACGCGGGGGCGCGCCTTCTCCGAGGCGTTCATTCTCTACGTGGGCGCGGAGGTCGCGGCGGCCCTGGCCTATGCGCACTCACGCAAGGATGATGCGGGCTTCGCGCTCGGCATCGTCAACCGGGACGTGAACCCCGCGCGCATCCGCTTGGGACCACACGGAGAAGTGCGACTGACGGACTTTGGCGTGGCGCTCTCTCGTCTCTCGGGGCGATTGGCCACGTCCCTGCCTCGCCCACAAGGTGAAGTCCTCTACTCGGCGCCCGAGGTGTTGCTGGGCGAGGTGGTGGATGCGCGAGCGGACCTGTTCTCCCTCGGGCTGACGCTGCTGGAGTTCGCCACGGGGCGACACCTCTACGACCCGGGGCATGTCCGCATTGACGAGGTGGAGGCGCGGTTGTCGAAGGAGGGACGGGAACGCGCGCTCACGGCCACGGTGGCCTTCGAGGTGACGGAGCTGTCCGCGTTCGCGGAGGATGCCATCTGGTGCGCCATGGCCTACGGCTCCGAGGATGTCGAGCATGCGGCGCAAGGGCTCTCGGTGCCGCTCCGGGACATCCTCCACTCGCTGGTGTGCCGCAACCCCGCCGAGCGCATTGGGACGGCGGCGGAGGTGGAGCTTATCTTGCGCGCGCAGTTGGCGCGCCTGGGCGGGTACACGCGCGAGGAGGCGTTGCAGGAGGCCCAGCACGCGCTCGGAGAGGCCAGCGAGGGACTCTGGGAGTTCGAGTTGCCGAGCGACGAAGGAGGCATCACGCCCCCCGTCACTGAGATGTGGAGTCACTCCTCTGAGCCCTCGACGGATTCGGCATTGCCCCGTGGCACTCGGCGCCCGTCGTCGAGCACTCCCGATGAAGTGCCAACGGAGCCCGGTGCAGGCCCACGCCGTCGCACGTTGACGAAGCAGCCGACCGCGTAA